Within the Spirochaetota bacterium genome, the region CAGCGCCGGGTCCATGGCGACGAAGGGCGCGGAGCCGATGAAGCCCTCCGCGTCTTTCCCCGCGAGGGTGATCAGCTTGTCATCGGTGCTCCAGATGAGGCCGATGAATTTCGCGGACATCCCCAGTATCCTAGCGTCGCGCAGCACCACGTAGGTGGGCCACGACGTATTATTGCTGATGATGAAATCAGGCTTTTTGTCCCTGAGCCTGAGGACCTGCTCCCGCACCTCCTGGTCGTCGAGGAACACCACCTCCTCGCCCACCAGGTCGATGCCGATCTTTTTCGCGTAGGCCCTGCCGTCGGGAATGGGCGACCTGCCGTATTCCTTGTCATTGTAGATAAAGGCGACCCGGGGATTGCGCGACGGGTCCTTCCAGTTGTCCCTGATATACTTCAGGGCGATTTTCATCTGGTCTGAATAGGTGGGGCCCATGATGAAATTGTAGGGAGCGCGCCTGGTGTCGGCGAGCTTGGTCGAAAAGGAAACGCCGGTGAAGGGGATCCGGTCCTCAGCGAGCCGCGGCGCCAGCCGCTCCGAGGAGCCGGTGCTCCACCCTATGATCAGATGGACCTTCTCTTTTTGCGACAGCCGGTCATAGGCGGCGATATCGCGCGCCATCAGGTAGGCGCTGTCGATCGATATGAGCCTGACGCGCTTCCCGTTGACGCCGCCCTTTTCATTGATGAATTCGATATAATCTTTCACGCCATTGGCGTACATGCTTCCCGTTTCGGAGGTCGGCCCGGTGAGATCGAAAATGCCGCCCACCCTGATCTCGCTCTCCTTTTCCTTTTTGCATGATGCGGGAACGAAAAGAGCTGCTGCAATAAGAAAGATGATCATCTTATTCATGGCGCCACACCGTCCTGTCGCGAAATGGTTATGCCCGTCAAAGATGCAAGCGTTATCGATGGCAAACCGTCAACTCGGATGGAACCACTATGATAGAAGGGGAAAAAAAATCAAGTTCAATTATCATGGGGTACGGGGCGATAACAGCGGCATCATTTCGATAATTCAATTGAAACGCAGTTGCCTTCACTGTTCCACGAAACATCGCCGATGTTCGTCAACAAGTGGAGACCGCGGCCGTTGGGCGCGTACCTGTTATTGCCATGGAGGGGATTCGCGATCCGGTCCGGACGGAAGCCCTTTCCCTGATCCTGGATGGTGACTTTTATCTTGGTTTTATCGCCCTTCATCCTGAAAACAATGGCTTTAGAATGATCGTAATTATTGCCGTGACGGAGGGCATTTTCAAGGGCTTCGTCCAGCGCGAGGCGCATAAAGAACTCAGATACGTTCCGTGCATACCCCTTCTTCTTTATTTGGGCAAAGAAACTCATGGCTTCATGAATCAACATCCTTGAAGCCTCTCTGCTGCTCGAAATGGTCTTCTCAAAAATAAGCATGCGGCACGACTCGATTAAAGGTTGATATTTATATGTGTTACTCGGGGAAACAATTACTCTTACGGGCAGAAATATACACCCTTGCCTGAATTTGTCAACAAATACCTCTTTTTTTATTGAAATTTACGGTCCCGAAACCACTGATGGTACATGTCAAACAACAATCGAGGTATATTATGGATATAAAAAAAGTCGTTCTTGCCTATTCCGGAGGTCTCGACACCTCAATACTGGTCAAGTGGCTCATTGAAACGTACGGCTGCGAGGTCGTCTGTGTCGCCGGCGACGTGGGACAGGATGAGGAGCTGGACGGCCTTGAGGAAAAGGCCAAAAAGACCGGCGCGAGCAAATGCTACATCGAAGACCTGAAAGAGGAATTCGTGTCCGGATACGTGTTCAAGGCCATAAAGGCCAACGCCATATATGAAAACCGGTATCTCATGGGCACCTCCCTGGCCCGGCCCATCATCGCCCAGCGCCAGGTGGAGATCGCCCTCAAGGAAAAGGCCGACGCCGTATGCCACGGCGCCACCGGCAAGGGGAACGACCAGGTGCGCTTCGAGATGACCTACATGGCCCTGGCCCCGGAGCTGAAGATCATCGCTCCCTGGCGGTTTTGGGACCTCGATTCGCGCTCGAAGCTCTTCGACTACGCCGCGAAGCACGGTATTCCGGTCCCGGTGACCAAGGACAAGCCCTATAGCATGGACCGCAATATTCTCCACATCTCCTACGAGGGAGGGATCCTTGAAGACCCCTATAATGAGCCCGACGAGAGCATGTTCATCCTGACGAAATCGCCGGAAAAGGCCCCGGACAAGCCCACCTACGTCGAGATAGGCTTTGAGAAGGGCAACCCCGTATCGCTTGACGGAAAGAAGCTCGGTCCCGTGGAGCTTATGAGACAACTCAATAAAATCGCCGGAGAGAACGGCGTGGGCCGCGTCGATATCGTCGAGAACCGCCTGGTGGGCATCAAGTCCCGCGGCGTCTACGAGACCCCGGCCGGAACGGTGCTCCACGCCGCCCACCGCGACCTGGAGGCGATCACCCTCGACCGCGAGACCCAGCACCTGAAGGACCGGCTGGCCCATGAGTACGCCGAGCTGGTCTACTACGGCCTCTGGTTCACGAAAAAGCGCGAGGCCCTGGACGCCTTCATCGAGGAAACGCAGAAGAACGTCACCGGCACCGTGCGGGTGAAGCTCTACAAGGGAAGCTGCATGGCGGTCGGAAGAAAATCGCCGGTCACCCTGTACGAGCCGGACATCGCCACCTTCGACGCGAGCTCGCTCTACGACCAGAAGGACGCGTCGGGATTCATGAAAATCTTCGGCCTGCCCATCCGGGTCGAGGCTCTGCTGAGCCAGAAGAGAAAATAAGGAAGATCGGACAGGCGGCGCAAACAGCGCCGCCTGTTTGTGTTTAGGGCATACACGGATACCGCGCATCACGCGGATCAAGGAGAAACCATGAAATTCAGAACCGCGATAATTCTTCTCACTGCCGTCATAACGGTTTCCGCCGGGTGCGATTCAACCAAGCCCGGCCCCGGGGCATTCCTGGCGTCAGACCAGAAGCATTACGATTCAATCGGCATCACCCGGCAGCCCGCTCCGCGCGAGGATGGCATCAGGACCTCCGGCAAAGAGGGGACCTATGAATGGTGGTACACCGATTCCGAGTTCACCGACGGCACCAAGGTCGTGGTGGTGTTCTACACCAAGTACAAGTTCGACGTCAAGGGACCGGCCCATCCGACCGTAACGATAAACATCAATCGGCCCGACGGCTCGAAAATAGAAAAGGAGTACTCCGACAAGGAGGGCACGGTCATAAACGCTTCCAGGGAGAAGGGGGATGTCAGGGTCGGCGACAATTACCTCCGGTATAACGGGAAAACCTATGAGCTCTTCGTCAGGATCGACGACGTCATGTTCAAATCCACCATGACACCCAGGCTGCCCATGTGGCGGCCGAAAACCGGTCACTGGTACTTCGGCGACAAACAGGAATACTTTTTCGCCTGGTTCGTGGCGGTGCCGGCGGCCGACCTGGCGTCGACGCTGCGGACGGGCAAGGAAGTCCGCGAGATGAAGGGCGCCGGGTACCACGACCATAACTGGGGAAACACCGGCATGCAGGAGATATTCAACCACTGGTACTGGTCGCGGGCCGTTTTCGGCGAATACACGGTCATCGCCTGCGACCTGGTAAGCGTGAAAAAATTCGGATATACCCGCCTGCCCGTTTTCATGATCGCCAGGAACGGCGCCATAATCGATGATGACGAATCATCTGTGAAAATCGAGAGGAAGGACACGGTACGGCATCCAACGACGAAGAAATTCGTGGACAACAGGCTCATATTCACGCAGAAGACGCCGCGGGGAGCGGAATACAGGATCGAGCTGATCAGGAAACGCGACATCGAAGTTGTCGACCTGATCGCAACGCAGAAATTTTCCTGGATCGTGGAAACGCTGGCGAAGCTGTCCGGCGCCAACCCGACCTACGCGCGGATCATCGGCGAGGCGGTCCTGACCATGACCGAGAACGGTGCCAAAAGAGAAATAAAAACCGAGGCCCTCTGGGAGCACATGTTCTTCGGCAACAACAAGGACGCGATCATCCACGATTACCGAAAGCTTCAATAGGCGCCGCGCCGGGAAGGCGCTGGAGCATGAACGGAAAAGCGATGTCCATGAACATCGCTTTTTTTACGCCGGCAGATTCAGCCGAACGACAGTGCCCTCGCCCGGCGCGCTCTCGATGGCGATGGACCCGCCGTGGGCCTCGGCGATCTTCTTGCACAGGCCGAGGCCCAGGCCGTACCCCCCGGTCTTCCTCGACCGCGAATGGTCCACCCGGTAGAAGGGCTCGAACACGAAGGGAAGCTCCTCCGGTGGAATGCCGATCCCATGGTCGCGGACCTCGATGACGGCCGATCCGGCCTCGTTCCGCACGGAAACCGCCACCGGCTTTTTCAGCGGGTCGGAGTACTTGCGGGCGTTCTCCAGGATGTTCCTGAAGAGCATTTTCATGAGCCGCCGGTCCCCATTGACAGACACGTCATCGCCGGCGTCCAGCAGAATCTCACCGGCCGGGACCTGCATCTCCCCGAGGACCTCTTCGAGGAGCGGAAGCAATCCCATAGTCTCTTTTTGCGAAATGCCCCC harbors:
- a CDS encoding ABC transporter substrate-binding protein, which encodes MNKMIIFLIAAALFVPASCKKEKESEIRVGGIFDLTGPTSETGSMYANGVKDYIEFINEKGGVNGKRVRLISIDSAYLMARDIAAYDRLSQKEKVHLIIGWSTGSSERLAPRLAEDRIPFTGVSFSTKLADTRRAPYNFIMGPTYSDQMKIALKYIRDNWKDPSRNPRVAFIYNDKEYGRSPIPDGRAYAKKIGIDLVGEEVVFLDDQEVREQVLRLRDKKPDFIISNNTSWPTYVVLRDARILGMSAKFIGLIWSTDDKLITLAGKDAEGFIGSAPFVAMDPALPGVREILDFNRRRNVPSDSVRFLYAHGWTAARVMLEGARRAGEDLSGENIKKRIEEIRDFDTGGITAPYSFSGGGHVGLRKLKLCRVVAGKWRPITDFIGAD
- a CDS encoding ATP-binding protein: MLIHEAMSFFAQIKKKGYARNVSEFFMRLALDEALENALRHGNNYDHSKAIVFRMKGDKTKIKVTIQDQGKGFRPDRIANPLHGNNRYAPNGRGLHLLTNIGDVSWNSEGNCVSIELSK
- a CDS encoding argininosuccinate synthase, whose product is MDIKKVVLAYSGGLDTSILVKWLIETYGCEVVCVAGDVGQDEELDGLEEKAKKTGASKCYIEDLKEEFVSGYVFKAIKANAIYENRYLMGTSLARPIIAQRQVEIALKEKADAVCHGATGKGNDQVRFEMTYMALAPELKIIAPWRFWDLDSRSKLFDYAAKHGIPVPVTKDKPYSMDRNILHISYEGGILEDPYNEPDESMFILTKSPEKAPDKPTYVEIGFEKGNPVSLDGKKLGPVELMRQLNKIAGENGVGRVDIVENRLVGIKSRGVYETPAGTVLHAAHRDLEAITLDRETQHLKDRLAHEYAELVYYGLWFTKKREALDAFIEETQKNVTGTVRVKLYKGSCMAVGRKSPVTLYEPDIATFDASSLYDQKDASGFMKIFGLPIRVEALLSQKRK